The Sediminicola sp. YIK13 genomic sequence GCCATTACCCTCAAGGATCTCAACAAATTGGAAATTGGGGATTACGTAACCCATATAGACCATGGTATTGGGAAATTCGGAGGCCTACAGAAAATTGATGTTGAAGGCAAAAAGCAAGAGGCCATTAAACTGGTTTACGGAGAGCGGGATATCCTTTATGTGAGTATCCATTCCCTTCACAAAATTTCAAAGTTCAATGGCAAAGACGGCAAGGAACCCAAAATTTACAAATTGGGATCTGGGGCCTGGAAGAAGGTAAAGGAAAAGGCAAAATCACGCGTAAAACAAATCGCCTTCAACCTCATTAAAATTTATGCAAAGCGAAGGCTGGAAAAAGGATTTCAATATGCCCCGGACAGTTATCTACAGCACGAATTGGAAGCCTCGTTTATTTACGAGGACACCCCTGATCAGAGCAAATCTACAGAGGATATTAAAAGAGATATGGAAAGCGAACGTCCAATGGACCGCTTGGTATGCGGAGATGTAGGGTTTGGCAAAACAGAAGTGGCCATACGTGCCGCCTTTAAAGCGGTGGACAATGGCAAACAGGTCGCTGTACTGGTTCCTACCACCATTCTGGCATTTCAACATTTTAAGACCTTTAATGAACGATTAAAGGAAATGCCAGTAACTGTAGAATATCTGAACAGGTTCCGAACGGCAAAAGAAAAGAAAGACACCCTGGAACGGTTGGGGGAAGGGAAAGTGGATATTATCATAGGCACCCACCAATTGGTAAACAAAAAGGTACAGTTTAAAGATCTGGGTCTATTAATAGTTGATGAAGAACAAAAATTTGGAGTTGCCGTAAAGGACAAGCTTAAGTCCATCAAGGAAAATGTGGATGTGCTTACCCTTACAGCCACACCTATCCCTAGGACCCTACAGTTCAGTTTGATGGCGGCCAGGGATCTCTCGGTCATAAATACGGCTCCACCCAACAGATATCCAATAGAAAGTGAGGTCATCCGCTTTAATGAAGAAACGATTAGGGATGCGATCAGTTATGAGATACAACGAGGCGGACAAGTATTTTTCATTCATAACCGAATAGAGAACATCAAGGAAGTAGCTGGTATGATACAACGTCTGGTCCCAGATGCCAAAATTGGTATTGGCCATGGGCAATTGGACGGTAAAAAGTTGGAATCACTTATGCTGGCCTTTATGAACAATGAATTTGATGTACTTGTTTCCACAACCATTGTAGAAAGTGGGTTGGATGTATCCAATGCGAATACCATCTTCATTAATAACGCCAATAATTTTGGTTTGAGCGACCTGCATCAAATGCGAGGACGTGTGGGCCGAAGCAATAAAAAGGCCTTTTGTTATTTCATTACCCCTCCTTATGATGTGATGACAAATGATGCCCGTAAGCGCATCCAGGCGTTGGAACAATTCACCGATCTGGGCAGTGGTTTTAATATTGCCATGAAAGATTTGGAGATCAGGGGTGCCGGAGACCTTTTGGGAGGGGAACAAAGTGGATTTATCAATGATATTGGATTTGATGCTTACCAAAAAATCCTGAACGAAGCCATTGAGGAGCTGAAAGAAAACGAGTTTAAGGATTTGTATGAAGAAATCGGTGGAAACGCCAGGGAAAAAGTCTTTGTGAAAGACACCCAGATAGATGCCGATTTTGAGCTTCTTTTTCCAGATGACTATATCAATAACGTAACTGAACGTTTAAATCTATACACGGAGCTAAACGAAATAAAAGATGAAGCTGGACTCCATAAATTCGAAACTGAACTTGTAGACCGTTTTGGGGAGTTGCCCTCACAGGCCGAAGACCTTTTGAACTCCGTACGTATCAAATGGATTGCCAATAGTATAGGCCTTGAAAAAGTGGTCCTAAAACAGGGCAAGATGATCGGGTATTTTATTTCTGACCAGCAGTCGGCCTTTTACCGAAGCACCTCCTTTACCCAAGTACTTCAATTTGTGCAGACAAATGCCCATTTGTGCAAAATAAAGGAAAAACAAACCCGTGGCGGTCTTCGTCTATTGTTGGTTTTTGAAAATATAAAGTCCTTGGACAAAGCATTAAAAGCATTTCAACCTTTTGCAAAAACACCGGAACCTGTTTCCTAAAAACATCGAAGAATGTTGATATATAACACCTATTTCTTGGAACAGTTTTTGAACATTACAATATATGTATAAATCACTTCTATTTTTCTTTTTAATCGCAGGTACAAGCTTATGTGCCCAACATACCATTTCCGGTCCATTTTCACCTTCTGCAGATTTTAAATGGGTAATGGCCTATCAATTAAAACCTAGCAGCCAAGAATATGTGACAGCAGGTCCCGTAAAAAATGGAAATTTGGAGTTGGTAATGCCAAAAACGGCCGAAGCAGGTTTGTATAGAATGGTCTATGCCATACCTACTGATGAATTTTATTTTGATGTGATCTATAGCGGGAAGGAAGATATCCAACTTGCGTTTAATACCTCCAATGGAGTGTCCTTTACATCCTCCGAAGAAAATGGCACCTATCTGGCCTATCTTAAGGAGATAAATGCGGCAGAAAAAAAATTGGCTGATTATTATGCCAATGGACAAAAAGAAAAGGCAAAATTTAATGCGATCGTAAATGATTTAGAACAAACACAATATTCCTTTGAAACTAAATCCGAAGGGATGATCGCCCACAACTTTATCAAAGCCAATAGGCCATACATTCCATTACAACAGGAATCCCCCGAACAATATGAACTATCGAAAAAAGAACACTTTTTTGATGAATTGGATTTTAATAACCCAATCCTGCAAAGTTCAGGTTTTTTAATGGACAAGGCAGGAACCTTTGTTTTTTCATCGGCATCATCAAATTTAACGGAATTTGCGCAGGAGGAAGAAGTACAGGAAAATCTCAAAATTTTAAATACTAAAATTATAGGTGTAGATGCCTTATTTAAAGCAAGACTTTTTGAAAAATTATGGTTGGAGACCACCAAATTAAAAATGGGTACTAGTTCTGATCTTATCTACAACAACTATCTGCTTCCTTTATCCAAAACCAATGCGCAAAAAGAAATACGGGACATAACAGATAAAATTGAGCTCGACAATCGTCTGAGAATAGGAGCCATGGCACCGGAAATTCGTTGGAAAGATAAGGGAACAGACAGAAAACTGAGTGACCTTTCTGGAGCGCAGAACTACGTGGTGCTATTTTGGAGCAGCACCTGTTCCCATTGCTTAAAGGAGGTCCCTGAGTTATATACGGAATTGAAGGATTCTAAAAAAGCACAAGTGTTGGCCTTAGGCTTGGAGGATGACGACATATCATGGAAGGCCGAATCTGCAAAATTGACCGGCTTTACCCATGTCCTTGGCTTGGGAAAATGGGAAAATGAATATGTTTATCTTTATAATGTGCATCAAACCCCTACCTATTTTGTTTTGGACGCCCAAAAAAGAATAGTGGCCAAACCTTCTGATTTGGACGAATTACTATCCTTTTTAAAAAAATAGGAGCGGATTGATGCTACTAAAGGGCTTTTAAATCCTTAATCGTCTTAAAGGCTGTATCAACCTGCTCATCATTCACTATAATAGTAAATTCATTAGTGGTGGAAATGACCTCGAACAATACAATCCCTTCCCAAGCCAAGCGCTGGAAAATAAAGTAATAGATACCGGGTACGGATACGTTCTCCGCCGGCAATTTAACGGTAATGGAAGAAAGATTGGTTGCCTTTTGGGTACATTTTTCATTTTTGAACAGCTCCTGTACGGTATCGTCCAACAGGTTGCTGACCACAATGTTCATTTCATTGACGCCCCGTGAGGAAGTGTAAAAAACATCCTTATTTTTGTTGACTTCCTTTATTAATTGTGTCTGGTTGTCTAGAATTGATTCTGAAACCAAAAAAGTAAAATCGGTGAGGGAAGAACGCACGGTGATTTCTCCAATATTCTTAAGTACCTTGATTATTTTATGGGTTGCCCTAAATTCCAAATCATCAGAAAGCCTTTTTAAAGCCATAACAATAGCACCATTCCTGATATCCTTTCCCAATTCTTCTTCTATTTCCGGCCTAACAAGCCTAGAAAGGGAGGTGAGATTGATGATTCCTTGGGCGAGGGCACTTTGAAGGAAGGGCTTCTTTTTGATATACTCCTCTACGACAGATGAAATTGTTTTCATTTTAATGCAATGGTTTGGTTGTGCCTGCAAATATAACAATTTGTTACAAATAAAACAATTTCAATTTCACATAAAGTCGTCGTTTTGAATAAATTACAGTCGAAATCGTCCGTTCGCAAATTAATGCGCAAAATATAGGGTCAATAATTGTGAAATTCCTAGACTTAAAGGTTTTTCCAATAGTAGGAATATCAATACTTAAAAGCAACCATTTCCTATCAAGGTATAACCATCTCAAACACCCCGTAACTAATAGATTAAAAATGATAAAAAGCATCCTCAAGATGCTCCAAATTAAAGGTGCCTTGTTGTTTAAAAATGGTAATGATGTCGAAACGTACTGAAACATCCAGATCATTTTCCATCACATAGTGGTCAGCGGCCATAACCAGCAATTGCTTCTTTTTTGTAGTTACCGTTTCCGCAATATTGGCGATAAAATTGGTGCTTCTGGATTTGACCTCAATGATTGCCAAATCGGAGCCTTTCAAGGCTACAATATCAATTTCGGCTTTTAAATATCTGTAATTGCGGTATTTAATGGTATAGCCCTTGGCTATCAAATAATCGGTTGCAATTTGCTCGCCTACCTTTCCAAATTCGTTATGTTTCCCCATAATAAATTCTATATATGCTAAAATTAAGTGCAGTTGGTCGAAAATATACGCACTTCACCGTCTAAATAATTTTTATGCACGTAATTTAAATGCCGATTCAACGAATTTAGCTGATTACTAATACTATACAATAGCTTTTAAACGTTTATTAGTATCCCCAAAACTATGAACCTAGATAACAACGCCACAAACACCATGGAATTCTTTATTAATTGTAATACCTCCAGTTTAGCTACTTATACTGCACCTTTGGATAAGATGAAAGCTGCGCATTTGTACAGAAGACTGGGGTTTAGCGCTTCTTTTCAGACCATAGATCAGGCGGTAGGACAATCTGCAACAGCCTTAGTGGACAGTTTGATCAATGAGGCTGTAAACATGACACCTTTGACCGCACCAACTTGGGCAGATTGGAACAATAGTAACTATCCCGAGGATGACGATGCGCGTCGTGCCCTTCGAAATTCACAAATTGGAGAATGGAAATTGGCCTATGCCAATGGCCTAATCGACAACAACCTTAGAGACCGTCTCAGTTTTTTCTGGAGCAACCATTTTGTTACGGAATTGGATGTGTACGACTGTAATTCATTTTTGTATTATTATACCGACTGTCTACAGCGAAACGCTATTGGTAACTTTAAGACCTTTGTGCATGAAATTGGTCTTACCAATGCCATGTTGTTCTACTTGGATGGAGCTTATAATAATAGTAACCGACCCAATGAGAACTATGCCCGTGAACTCTATGAACTTTTTTCATTAGGGGAAGGCAATGGCTATTCGGAACAGGATATTATTGAAACCGCCAGAGCGTTGACCGGATATGTGGAAAGAGGTGAGATTGGGTGCACCCCAGTGACCTTCGACCCCACCAAACACGATACAGGGAGTAAGACCATTTTGGGGCAGACCGGAAACTGGGGATATGATGATGTGATCAATATTCTCTTCCAAGAAAGACCCAATGAAATAGCCCGTTATATTTGCACCAAACTATATGAGTTCTTTGTGCACCCAGATTCTAATGATGATGCGGGAAATGCGCAAACTATTATAGATGGCATGGCAACTACAATGGTCTCAAGTAACTTTGAGATTGCTCCAGTACTATCACAACTTTTCAAAAGCCAGCATTTTTTTGACGATGAAGCCATTGGGGTAATAATAAAAAGCCCTTATGATCTGTTCTTGAATTTGCTAAAAGAAACAGGTTTCTTCTATGATGATAGTGTCATGAGCCAAATTATTGAAACGACCAGAATGTTGAGTCAAGAGCTTTTTGACCCGGTGGATGTTGCCGGTTGGCAAAGGGACAGATCGTGGATCAATACTAATTTCATGATCGGGAGATGGCTCTCACTAGAATTTATGTTTGATGGCTTTTATGGTTACAATGCGGAACAGTTCCGTGCTTTTGCCGTGGCCGCTGTAGGCCCAGGTAATAGCGGCACCAGTAATCCCAGGATTGTGGTGGAGGCCATCGTGAACAAACTGACCCCAAAAGGTTTATTGACCGAGGCAGATTTCAACAATGCCCTTTCTGCATTTACAATAGAGGATGTTCCACAAGAATACTACGGTTCAGATTATATAGAAGGAGGTTTAGGTCTTTGGATGTTGGACATCAGCCCGGAGGTACCCTACCAAGTTTATCTTCTGTTACAACACCTAGCCAGACAACCAGAATTCCAATTAAAATAAAACCTACGACCATGTGCAATAATATACATATCCCTATAAATCACCATAACGATAAAGACGGTCACGACCATGAACACAAATTTTGGAGTAGACGTTCCTTTATGCAGGCCCTGGGAATTGCAGGATCGGGTTCTATGATGTTGGGAAGTAATTTTCTTACGGCCTCTGCCCCTTCGCCGTTGACGGCGGCCATAAATATGGCGGAAACGGACAATATTCTTATCCTTATTAGACTATCTGGTGGAAACGATGGACTAAGTACAGTCATCCCCATTGAACAATACGATGCCTATGCGAATGCAAGGCCGAATATCTACATTCCTGAAAGCAAGATTTTAAAGCTTACTGATGAATTTGGTGTGCCTTCCTATATGAGGTCCTTGCAGCCAATGTGGGCAGACGGACAGTTTAAGGCTGTTCACGGGGTAGGATATGAAGGACAGAGTCTCTCCCATTTTACAGGCTCCGATATCTTTGCCAATACCGATTTGACCACCACTGGTTTTAGTGGGCTGAATACGGGATGGATGGGTCGTCATTTTGAAAACATCTATCCAGATTATCTGGTCAACCCACCAGAATCCCCAGCGGCCATACAAATTGGTCAGTTTGGTAGTTTGGTATTCCAAGGGGAAGAGACCAACTACGCCTTTGTCACCAATAACATTGATCAATTGGAGCAAATTGCGGAAACAGGACAACAATACAGCCTGGATGATACCCTATTTAATGACTGTATGTATGGAGACCAACTGAAATTCCTTAGGGGAGTAGCAAATACCACCTATGAATATTCAGGTAAAATCCATGCAGCCTATGAAAGGGGACAAAATCAGGTAGAATACCAAAACAATGGCTTTGCCCGTCAATTGGCCCTTTTGGCCCGCTTGATAAAGGGAAATTTGGGCACCAAAGTATATATGATCTCCATGGGTGGATTTGATACCCACGGAAACCAGCCTTTGGCACATGAAAGGTTAATGACCAACCTATCCGTTGCGATTGATAATTTCTACGATGATTTGGGCTTCACCCAACAAGACGATAAAGTATTGAGTATGACCTTCTCAGAGTTCGGAAGAAGGATCTTTGAAAATGGTTCCAATGGAACCGATCATGGCAAGGCAGCTCCTACCCTATTTTTTGGGTCTGGACTAAATGGCAGTGCCTTTGTTGGTGACCACCCTACCCTGGACAATCCAGATGGGCGGGGGAATTTGGAATATACGATGGACTTTAGGGACCTATATGCCACTGTTTTGGCAGAATGGCTTTGTGTCCCCATTCCTTTGGTGGAACAGCACTTGTTGAACCACCCCTATGCCCCGGTAAACCTTGGTTTTAATTGTAGCGGAGTGGAATTCCCGGACGTCGTTTATAGTGATGGTGAACCAACACTACCAACACCCGTTGGAGAAGATCCAACCCCAGAATTGCTGAACGCTATTGTTCACAAACCTTTTTATCCTACCAAAGAGGCCCCACATATCTATTTGGAAATGCCTTTTAGTGCCCATGTGGACATCCAATTGTACAATATCCTTGGCCAGAACCTAGGTACTGTATTCAATGAAATGATGTTTGAAGGGTCTACCGAAATAAATATTAGAGAACGTATGTCCCTATCTTTGGCAGCTGGTAAATACATTTACAGAATACAAGTACAGGACCAAAAGATGAGTAAATCTGTCATGGTCGTATAAACTACCCCTACTTATGAAAAAGGCCTTTTGCCAAATGTAATTTCGTGATAGAACGTGATAGCAGGCAGAAGGCCTTTCTTTTTTGAACTATTGTAGGTTACGGCCTGACAAAAATCTTTATTTTTGTGCCCAAATTCATATTTGATGTCTCAGAATCAAGAAAGTCCATCTAGATATACCATTACCGCAGCCCTACCCTATACCAACGGCCCCATTCATATCGGCCATTTGGCTGGGGTTTATGTGCCTGCGGATATATATTCCCGCTACCTCCGTTTAACAGGAAAGGACATAGCCTTTGTTTGTGGAAGTGACGAGCATGGGGTGGCCATTTCCATGAAGGCGAAAAAAGAAGGGGTTACCCCTCAGGAAATTATTGATAAATATCACGGGATCATCAAACAATCTTTCGAAGATTTTGGGATCTCCTTTGATAATTACTCGAGGACATCTGCAAAAGTACATCACGATACCGCATCGGAATTCTTTCAGACTCTCTACAAAAAAGGGGATTTTATCGAAGAGGTTACCGAACAATTGTACGATGCCGAAGCCAAACAATTTTTGGCGGACCGCTTTGTAACCGGAACCTGTCCCAAATGTGGGCATGAAGAGGCCTATGGTGACCAATGTGAGAACTGTGGATCTACCTTGAATGCTACAGATCTTATCAATCCCAAATCCACGATATCTGGGGGAGTGCCCACCATGAAAGAAACCAAACACTGGTTTTTGCCTTTGGACAGGTATGAGGACTTCCTAAAGGAATGGATTTTGGAGGATCATAAAGGTGATTGGAAACCCAATGTTTATGGGCAATGTAAATCCTGGATCGACGATGGCTTGAAACCAAGAGCCGTAACCCGAGATCTGGATTGGGGGATTCCAGTTCCCGTGGAAGGTGGTGAAGGCAAGGTGCTTTATGTCTGGTTCGATGCCCCTATCGGCTATATTTCATCCACCAAGGAATGGGCCGCAAGGGAAGGAAAGGACTGGGAGCCATATTGGAAGGCAAAGGATACCAAAATGGTTCATTTTATAGGAAAGGACAATATAGTTTTCCATTGCATCATTTTCCCTTCCATGTTAAAGGCACACGGAGATTACATCCTGCCGGAAAATGTCCCTGCCAACGAGTTTTTGAATTTGGAGGGCAACAAGTTATCCACCTCTAAAAACTGGGCCGTCTGGTTACATGAGTATCTGGTAGATTTCCCAGATATGCAGGACGTATTGCGCTATACCCTTACCGCCAATGCACCAGAGACCAAGGACAACGATTTTACCTGGAAAGACCTTCAGGCCAAAAACAATAATGAACTGGTTGCCATATTTGGTAATTTCATCAACCGCGTTGTGGTTTTGACCAATAAATATTATGAAGGGGTGGTTCCCAATCCATCAACTTTTACAGATGTGGATAAGGAAACTTTGGCCGAACTGCAAAAATATCCATCCATCCTGTCGAGTTCCATTGAACGCTACCGTTTCCGTGAAGCCAGTCAGGAACTAATGAACCTGGCGCGTTTAGGGAATAAGTACCTGGCAGATGAAGAGCCTTGGAAAGTAATCAAACAAGATGAAGAAAGGGTTCAGACCATTATGTACGTTGCCCTTCAGATTGCATCTGCCTTGGCTATTCTAAGTGAACCGTTCTTGCCTTTTACGGCCAAAAAGCTAAAAAATATGTTGGCCATTGATACAGATTTGGAGTGGAAGGATGTAGGGACCAAAGAAGATCTTTTACCGGGCGGTCACCAAATCAACAAAGGGGAACTATTGTTCAGTAAAATAGAGGACGAAACCATACAAAAGCAATTGGACAAATTGGAAGCTACAAAAAAAGCGAACGAGCAGATGAACAAGGAAGCGACACCACAAAAAGACACGATCACCTTTGACGATTTTACAAAATTGGATATGCGTGTGGGCACCATCATAGAAGCAGAAAAAATGCCGAAGGCCAAGAAATTATTGGTATTGAAAGTGGATACCGGCTTGGACGTGCGTACCATTGTTTCAGGAATAGCCGAAAGCTTTACCCCTGAGGAGATCATAGGAAAAAAAGTAACCGTTTTGGTTAATTTGGCCCCAAGAGCCCTTAGAGGTGTGGATAGTGAGGGCATGATCCTGATGACCGAAAATACAGATGGAAAACTTGTTTTCGTTAACCCAGACACTGATGGTGTCAGTAATGGAGAGACTATCAATTAGTATTTTTTGTCTCCTCGAGCGCAGTCGAGAGGTATTCAGGAGGTGTCGACTGTGCTTGACCTGACAAAACTAAATGAAGTCCAGTTTTGTTATGGCAAAAAGGCTTGACTTGACAAACCTTAAAGCATAAAAAGTTGGGGATGTCCCCTCGAGCGCAGTCGAGAGGTCTATCGGTTACTCTTAATTCAAATACATGAAACTCTATTTTGTCTACATTTTGCTATGTTCAGATGGGTTAACCTATACCGGAATCACAAATGATTTGGCGAGAAGAATAATGGAACATGAAAATGGAATGAACAATTTCAGTTTTACTTTTAAACGAAGACCCGTTAGATTAATTTTTCAACAAGAATTCAATAAGGTTGAACAAGCCATTCATTTTGAGAAAAAAATAAAGAAATGGAGCGCAAAAAAGAAATTGGCATTGGCATCTGGAGAATTTGATTTGTTACAAATTTTAGCTGAATCCAGAAATGCTACCCATTCCGATTACAACCCAGATGAGCAAAATCAAGGTCTCAACTCCGCTCTACCTGACAAAACCAAATGAAGTCCAGTTTTGTTATGGCAAAAAGGCTTGACTCGACAAAGCTTAAAGCATTAAAAGTTGAGGATGTCCCCTCGAGCGCAGTCGAGAGGTATTCAGGAGGTCTCGACTGCGCTCGACCTGACAAAACTAAATCAAGTCCCTGTTTAAGAGAGGATGTAAAGCACAACCCATAGGCCAATCAAAAAAGAAGCTCGTAAATTTTTGCCAACATTCACATTTTTCAAACATCACTTATTATCTTGCTGCTTAATATAAAACATACGTCCCCTCGAGCGCAGTCGAGAGGTCTTTATAGCGAAAAGGTCACGACTGCGCTCGAACCGACAAATTAAAATAGTATGCTACTGATCCCCTACATTGCCAAACACACCCAACTGCCTATAAAAAGTATAGAAAACACGGTTGCCCTCTTAAATGAGGACTGCACCGTGCCTTTTATATCCCGCTACCGAAAGGAACGTACCGGAAACCTGGACGAGGTACAGATTGGGGATATTGTTACGTTCAAGGCACAATATGAAGCGTTGGAAAAACGTAAAAAGGCCATTCTGAAAGCCTTGGAGGAGCAGGAAGTGTTGACCCCTGAACTCAAAAAAACCATTGAGGCCACAGATGACCTTGTGACCTTGGAGGACATCTACCTGCCCTTTAAAAAGAGTAGAAAGACCAAAGCAGAAACCGCGAGGAAAAATGGCTTGGAGCCGTTGGCAAAAATTATCATGGCCCAAAACGCAGCGGAAGTAGAATATATCGCCTCCCAATATGTAAGCAAGGATGTCCCAAACGAGGATGACGCACTTGAAGGTGCAAGACACATCATCTCTGAGTGGATCAATGAGCGTCTGGACATAAGAAACCAAATCAGAAATCAGCTGGAGAAATTTGCGCAGATCACCACCAAAGTGATCGGCACAAAGAAAGAGGATGAAAAGGCGCAGAAGTTTCGGGATTATTTTGATTGGAGCGAATCCCTAAGCAGATGTCCCTCACATCGACTTTTGGCCATTCTAAGGGCCGAAAACGAGGGGTTTATCAGGGTGAAAATTGAAATTGATGACGACAAGGCCATCTCTAAAATAGAGGACCGAATCATTAAAACCAACAATTCCTGTTCGGAACAAATTAAATTGGCGGTACAAGATGCTTACAAGCGACTTCTTTTGCCTTCCCTATCCAATGAAACCCTAAAATTGGCCAAAGAAAAAGCAGACGAAGCGGCCATTGGTGTTTTCTCCAAAAACCTAAAGCAATTATTGTTGGGCTCACCCCTAGGGGAAAAGAGGATCTTGGCCATCGACCCTGGATTTAGAACAGGCTGCAAAGTGGTTTGCCTAAGTGCCCAGGGAGATCTGGAGCACAATGAGACCATCTACCCCCATGCCCCTCAAAATGACACCTCTGGGGCCATTAAAAAGATCAGTTCATTAACGGATGCTTATAAAATCGAGGCTATTGCCATTGGCAATGGAACGGCCTCCAGAGAAACGGAGCAGCTCATCAAACGCATCCAATTTAAAAATCCCATAGAAGTCTTTGTGGTCAGTGAAGCGGGAGCTTCTATCTATTCGGCTTCCAAAATTGCCCGGGATGAATTTCCCAACTACGATGTGACCGTTAGGGGCGCAGTCTCCATAGGGAGGCGCTTGGCAGATCCTTTGGCCGAACTGGTAAAGATAGATGCCAAATCAATAGGCGTGGGGCAGTACCAGCACGATGTGGACCAGACCAAACTTAAAAATTCCCTGGATACCGTTGTGGAAAGCTGCGTGAATTTTGTGGGGGTGAACATCAATACCGCCAGTATTTCC encodes the following:
- the metG gene encoding methionine--tRNA ligase, whose protein sequence is MSQNQESPSRYTITAALPYTNGPIHIGHLAGVYVPADIYSRYLRLTGKDIAFVCGSDEHGVAISMKAKKEGVTPQEIIDKYHGIIKQSFEDFGISFDNYSRTSAKVHHDTASEFFQTLYKKGDFIEEVTEQLYDAEAKQFLADRFVTGTCPKCGHEEAYGDQCENCGSTLNATDLINPKSTISGGVPTMKETKHWFLPLDRYEDFLKEWILEDHKGDWKPNVYGQCKSWIDDGLKPRAVTRDLDWGIPVPVEGGEGKVLYVWFDAPIGYISSTKEWAAREGKDWEPYWKAKDTKMVHFIGKDNIVFHCIIFPSMLKAHGDYILPENVPANEFLNLEGNKLSTSKNWAVWLHEYLVDFPDMQDVLRYTLTANAPETKDNDFTWKDLQAKNNNELVAIFGNFINRVVVLTNKYYEGVVPNPSTFTDVDKETLAELQKYPSILSSSIERYRFREASQELMNLARLGNKYLADEEPWKVIKQDEERVQTIMYVALQIASALAILSEPFLPFTAKKLKNMLAIDTDLEWKDVGTKEDLLPGGHQINKGELLFSKIEDETIQKQLDKLEATKKANEQMNKEATPQKDTITFDDFTKLDMRVGTIIEAEKMPKAKKLLVLKVDTGLDVRTIVSGIAESFTPEEIIGKKVTVLVNLAPRALRGVDSEGMILMTENTDGKLVFVNPDTDGVSNGETIN
- a CDS encoding GIY-YIG nuclease family protein; translation: MKLYFVYILLCSDGLTYTGITNDLARRIMEHENGMNNFSFTFKRRPVRLIFQQEFNKVEQAIHFEKKIKKWSAKKKLALASGEFDLLQILAESRNATHSDYNPDEQNQGLNSALPDKTK
- a CDS encoding Tex family protein, which produces MLLIPYIAKHTQLPIKSIENTVALLNEDCTVPFISRYRKERTGNLDEVQIGDIVTFKAQYEALEKRKKAILKALEEQEVLTPELKKTIEATDDLVTLEDIYLPFKKSRKTKAETARKNGLEPLAKIIMAQNAAEVEYIASQYVSKDVPNEDDALEGARHIISEWINERLDIRNQIRNQLEKFAQITTKVIGTKKEDEKAQKFRDYFDWSESLSRCPSHRLLAILRAENEGFIRVKIEIDDDKAISKIEDRIIKTNNSCSEQIKLAVQDAYKRLLLPSLSNETLKLAKEKADEAAIGVFSKNLKQLLLGSPLGEKRILAIDPGFRTGCKVVCLSAQGDLEHNETIYPHAPQNDTSGAIKKISSLTDAYKIEAIAIGNGTASRETEQLIKRIQFKNPIEVFVVSEAGASIYSASKIARDEFPNYDVTVRGAVSIGRRLADPLAELVKIDAKSIGVGQYQHDVDQTKLKNSLDTVVESCVNFVGVNINTASISLLSYVSGIGPKLAENIVAYRNENGPFPSRAAIKKVPRLGEKAFEQGAAFLRIKNAKNPLDDSAVHPESYAIVQQMTKDKGVAISDLIGNKKELQTIDLNAYTTDTIGLPTLKDIIQELEKPGLDLREKAKVFTFNQNIKTITDVREGQLLPGIVNNITNFGCFVDVGIKESGLIHISNLSDTFVKDVNEHVSLHQQVIVKVLEVDVARKRIQLALHK